In Gimesia panareensis, the genomic window AGTTCGAAACGCTACTGGCCGAGCAGCAGTCTGCCCGTGATGCGCTGGTCTCCGCCACACAGCTCGTCGCCGGCCTAAAGTCAATTGAACCACAGCCCGCCCTACAGACCACCGCCGAAACCTCGCGGACCGTCTCAAGCTCACGCCTGGCATTCTGGGGTTTGTTGACCAGTGCTGCCGCGATTCTGCTGCTGGTTCCCACGCTGTTCAAAACCTCCGGCACTACCGACAGTCCAGCCGTTCCTGTTGCTCAGGCAGAGCCTTCTCCTGAAGACGTCGAACACCTGCTGGATCTCTGGTCCGATTCCTCAACGGAAAATAGCGTTGCTGTTTCCCTCAATACCGGTTCAGAGGCCCTTGAGTTCAGCGATCAGCAGAACGTGCTCGCCGACAACCAGTCCCTGGAAGTCCCGGACTGGCTTTACACGGCAGTTTCACTTCCGGAAGAAAGCGTCAACTGATCATGCGAAGTACCGTTTTCTCATCCTGCCGATATAGCGTGCTGATCTGGGGAAGTCTGTTCTGCCTCTCCCTGATCACCGGTGGTGCGCTGTCTGCAGAAGATCCTCAGGCCTCTGAAACAGTACCCGTTTCGAAAGAGACGAAGAAGAAATCCGACACGGCCCCGAAAGCGGATACGGCAAAGAAAGAGTCGAAAAACAACAATGCACTTTCGCCCAAGCGTGAAAAAGCGGCGTTGGATTTTGCCCGTTCGCATCACCCGGAATTAGCCGAGCTCATCGAGCGACTCAAAAAACATCGCCCTCGCGAATACCGTCGTGCGGTACGCGACCTGGATACAACGCTGACCCGTCTGGAACGTTTCAAAAACCGGGACAGCGATCGCTATCGCCTGACACTGGAACGCTGGGAAGTCGATTCACGTATCCGTCTGCTGGCCGCCCGGGTCTCTATCAAAGGGAGTGCTGAAGATCAGGCGGAACTCAAATCCCTGCTCAAACAGCGCGTCGACCTGCAACTGGAACTGTTGCAAACCGAAAAGAAATCCGCAGAAAAACGTCTGCAGAAACTCGAGAAATCCATCTCCGAAATGGAACAGAACCGGGATCGCCTCGTCGATGCCGAACTGAAGCGGATTAATCGAAGCGTCAAGAAACCAAAGTCCAAAACAACAAACAAAAAGTAACCGGATTACCTTTTGACAGACACATTTGTCTTCCTTATTGCAAGGTGTGGTATGAAATCGCTCAAAATGAAAAGTGGTATTTACTCTCTCACAGCCGGCACACTGGCTCTGGTCCTGTGTTCCCTGTCCGCTGTGGCAGCTGACAAAGATCAGGTCAAACAACCCGTCAACCAGCGGTATTCTGACGAAGCAACTCAGGAAGTGCCGCAGTTTCAACAGCACGTGGTACCCCTGCTGGGAAAGCTGGGCTGTAATGGCCGAGCCTGTCACGGTTCCTTCCAGGGAAAAGGAGATTTCCGTCTCTCGCTGTTCGGTTATGACTTTGTCATGGACCACAAAGAGTTGACCGATGCCGAAGCGGATCGGGTGAACCTCAAAGAGCCGGGCAAGAGCCTGATCATCCAGAAACCTCTGAACGAAATTGAGCACGAAGGCGGCAAGCGATTTGAACCGGGCAGTTGGCAGCATCGTCTGTTGACCCGCTGGATTGCCGGCGGTGCACAGGGCGTTCCCAAGGGGGCTCCCAAATTCGATCGGCTGGAAGTCACTCCAAACGCGATACAATTCAAAAAAGAAGGGGAGACCGTACAACTGAAAGCGGTTGCCGTCTGGTCTGACGGAACACGCGAAGACGTCAGCCCGATCTGCCGTTTCCAGACGAATAATGAGCAGATCGCGACCATCAATGAAGAAGGCCTGGTCACCGCTAACAAACCAGGCGATACCCACGTGGTGGTCTTCTACGATGCCGGCGTGATTCCCGTCCCGGTCCTGCAGCCGGTTTCCGATCAGTATGGAGATCGCTACCCGCAGGTCGCCGCTGCGACGAAAGTCGACAAGCTGGTGGTCAACAAGCTGCAGAAACTGGGGATGGTCCCCGCGGGCCTCTGCGACGATGCCGAATTTCTGCGTCGCGTCAGTCTGGACCTCTCTGGTACTCTGCCCGCACCACATGAAGTGGAAGCGTTTCTGAATAACAAGTCGCCTAATAAACGGTCTGAGAAAATCAATGAACTGCTGGAAACCCCCGGCTATGCCGCCTGGTGGACGACCAAGCTCTGTGACTTCACTCAAAACAACTACGACGACCTGATCAACGTCGCCCCCGTCCGGGAACGCCCCAGCCAGGAATGGTATGACTGGATTAAAAAACGCGTGGTCGACAACGCCGGCTATGACGACATCGTCGAAGGCATCCTGCTGGCGACCAGCCGTGAAAAAGGGGAAGACTTCGATCAGTTCACAAAAAACATGAACGCAATTTACCAGGAAAAACCGGGCCAGGACTTCGCTGAACGGGAGCACATGCCGTACTACTGGGCCCGCCGGAATTTCCGTAATCCTGACGATCGCGTTCTGGGATTTGCTTACACCTTCCTGGGAATCCGGATTCAGTGTGCCCAGTGCCACAAACATCCGTTTGACCAGTGGACCCAGAATGACTTCAAAGAATTCCGCGGCTTCTTTACCCGCGTCAACTTTGGTGTCAATCCCCAGTCCAAAAATGAATATACGGCGATGGTCGATAAGCTGGGTGCCGATAAACTGCGCGGCAATCAGTTACTGCGGGAGCTGAACAAACAGGTCAAGAAAGGGGAGAACGTTCCCTTCATGGAAGTCTATGTTCCCAAGGCCCGTCCGGTAAACAAAAACAATAACAATAAGAAGAACAAAAAGCAGCGTCGTGGTGGACGCAACCAGAGTCCGCCGACCGCCAAGCTCCTCGGAGCCGAAGTCGTCGAGATCAGCGAAATGGATGATCCCCGCGCCGCGTTGATGGAATGGTTACGTCGGGAAGACAACCCGTTTTTCGCGAAAGCCTTCGTCAATCGCGTCTGGGCTGCTTACTTCAACCGGGGCATTATTGAACCAGCCGATGATCTGAACCTGGCCAACCCGCCCAGTAATGCCCCGCTTCTGGACTACCTGTCACGTGAATTCGTGAAACATGATTACGACATGAAATGGCTGCACCGGGAAATCACCAACAGTGACACCTACCAGCGCAGCTGGAAAACGAACAAGACCAATGAACTGGATGAAGTCAATTTCAGCCACTACATTCCTCACCGGATGCCGGCTGAAGTGCTGTACGATGCCATCCACCAGGCAACCGCCTCAGACGATGCCATCGACAGTATGAAAAACAGCAACAGCGATCGTGCGATTGCGATTGCTGCCTCGGGAGTCCGCAACCGGGCACTCCGCGACCAGCAGTATGCCCTGACGATCTTTGGTCGTTCGACACGCGAAAGCAATTGCGACTGTGACCGCTCGGTCGATCCCAGCCTGCTGCAGACCATGTACATCAAAAACGATAACGATGTGTACTCTGCCATCAACCGTTCCAACAGCAGCTGGCTGTTCCAGGTCGGACAGCAACTGGGAGCCGTGCAACAGCCGAACGCTCAGAAGGAACGGATGAACGAACGGGCCGATCAGCTCAAAGAGCAGGCAAAACAGTTAAAGCAGCGCGTGGCTCAGCTCAAAAAGCAGGAAGATAAGAAGAAGCAGCTGAAACAGGCCCAGAAGCGTCTGCAAACTCTGACTGCGGAAATGAAAAAGCTGCGTCAGAACTCCGGTCGGATAAAGAATGCTCCGGCCCGGGTACAGACCTACGAAGAATCGATCTCTCCGGAGAAAACCGAAGAGATCATCACCCGGACCTATCTGCGCAGCCTGAGCCGGTATCCTACCGAACAGGAAACGGAATCTGCGAAAAAGTACATTGAAGAATCGAAAGATAAAATGGCCGGTGTGTACGACCTGATCTGGGCCGTGCTGAACACCAAAGAATTCATGCTGAACCACTAAACCGACTCAGCAGACACAGTCAAATAAAAACAATTACAACCACCCATAGCCTGGACACAGTGATTCAGGCATTTCACTCTGAAAGGAACTCTAATGGCCGTTTCTAGAACATGCGATGGAGTTAAACGCCGCGACTTTCTGAAAATCGGAACCCTCGGTTTTACCGGGCTGACTCTCTCCTCCTACCTGCGGATGGTGGAAGCCGGCGACGCCAAACCGAAAAACGCCACTTCCGCGATCTTTATCGAGCTCTCCGGCGGTCCGTCTCACATGGACACCTTCGACCTCAAACCGGAATCATCCAGTGAATACCGGGGCGAATTCAAACAGATCAACACGAATGTGAATGGCATTCAGATTTGTGAGCATCTGCCCAAGCTCGCCGCCTGCATGGATAAGTTCGCACTGTTGCGTGGCGTTTCACACTCCGTGGCAGCCCACGCCCTGGGTCGTGAATACGTCAACACCGGCAGCCGTCCGCTGCCGTCACTGGAATACCCGGGCTACGGTGCGGTCTTCACCAAGGAATGTCCGGGACCGGCAAACCTGCCGCCTTACGTTTCGATTCCGAATTCGACTCAGAAGCCGGGCTTTCTGGGTGTGAAATATGCTCCGCTGAATACAGGAGCCACACCGCGTCCCGGTCAGCCGTTCAACGTCCGCGGCATTTCGCTGCGTTCGGGCCTGACCGTCGAAAACATTGAACGCCGCGAATCGCTGCTGAAAGATATCGACCAGACTTTCAACAGCCTGGAAAAGAATTCGCAGTTGATCGAAGGCCTCGATCGCTTCGGACAGCAGGCACATGCCATTATCACTTCGAAGCGGGCACGCGATGCGTTTGACATCTCGAAAGAATCACCGGCGTTCGCCAAACAGTTCGGAGAATCCAGTTTCGGGCAGAGCTGCCTGCTGGCTTCTCGCCTGGTAGAATCAGGCGTGCGGTTCGTGACCGTCTCCATGGGAGGCTGGGACACACACCGTAACAACTGGGACAGCCTGGAAAACCGCCTGCTGCCACCGTTCGACGAAGGGCTCTCCGCCCTGTTCAATGGCCTGGCAGAGAAGGGGCTGCTCGAATCCACGGCCGTCTACGTGACCGGGGAATTCGGACGGACTCCGAAAATCAACACGCAGCGTGGCGGGCGGGATCACTATCCCCGTTGTATGTTCATGCTGATGGCAGGCGGTAAGGTCAAGGGAGGTCAGGTCATCGGCAAGAGTGTCGCCAACGGTACCGAACCAGCTGACGCAGGTCGCTCTCCCGACGATGTTGCCGCTTCCTTCTACCACAACCTGGGCATCGACTTTACACGGGAATACCACACGAACACCGGTCGTCCGATCACAATCGTACGCGATGGTTCTGTGATCAACGAGCTGTTCAGCTGAATCTGAGCAATGGCTTTTACCGCCAGAAGCAATGGTGTTCTCTGGCATTTTATATGATTTCCTGAGGGGGAATACGAATGTTGAAAGTATCGAAAGCGCTTCTGACCTTTGCTCTGATTCTGGCCTGCGTCGCGACTGTGGATGCCGCTGACAAGGGTGCGAAAAAGAAAAAAGGCAACAAAAAACAGGCTGCTGTTCGGATCCAGGCCCTGAACCTGCCTGCCTCCATCGAACTGAATGCAGAACAGAAAGAAAAAATTGCCGCGCTGAAAAAAGAATACACGCCGCAGTTTGCAGCTCTGCAGAAGAAAAACCGCGAAATTCTGACTCCCGATCAGCTCAAAGCCCGCCGGGAAGCCATGAAAGCAGCGAAAGATGCCGGCAAAAAAGGGAAAGAACTGCGTGCCGCTGTTGATGAAGCCCTCAAGCTGTCTGACGATCAGCAGAAACAGATGAAAGAAGTCGCTGGCGAAACCCGTAAACTGAACGGGGAAGTCCGCGGCAAACTGGAATCTGTGCTGACCTCCGATCAGCTCGCCAAGATCAAAAAACCTGCTAAAGGTGGTAAAAAGAAGAACAAGAAGAAAAACTCCTGATTCTTCTAATTCTTTCGCGTTACATTCGTGCTGAATGAACAGGCTTGCCTGTCACTGATTGCTCCCCCGATTCCAGAAACTGGGTCGGGGGATTTTTCTTTTATCTTTGCCTGGTATTTCCCCGATATCAGTGAAAGTGGGTCGGTCTGACCGGAGAAAAAGAGTTGTTTTCGGTCCTAAATCATGATATAAACATAAGTTGATTGCATTCATTTTGTCTGGAGATCGACAGATCCATCTCTCTGTTTCAGAGATGAGGAGTACTGGCAATGCGGCGGCACACGCGACATTCCTGTTTCATGCGACTGGCTTCGATAGTGGCATTAGCACTCTCAAGCCTGCAGGTGCTTTCTGCCGCTGATGAAGCGCCGCTCAAGGAACACGAAACGGAATTTTTCGAGTCCAAAATCCGTCCGGTACTGATCAAGCACTGTTATGAATGTCACGCTGCGGACGCCAAGTCGATTCGCGGCGGTCTGCTGCTGGACACCCGCGCCGGAACCTTACAGGGAGGCGACTCCGGTCCGTCAGTGGTTCCCGGAAAACCGGCGGAAAGTCTGCTGCTGGAATCGTTGCGTTACGAGAGTTACGAAATGCCCCCTGCCGGCAAGCTGCCCGATGAGGTCATTCAGGATTTCGAAACCTGGATCAAAATGGGTGCTCCCGATCCGCGTAAAGGCAAACACAAGGTTGTCAGCCAGCAGATTGACATTGAAGCAGGCCGGGAGTTCTGGTCCTTCCAGCCGGTGAAACAGCAAACTCCCCCGCAGGTCATAGACCAGGGCTGGAACCAGAGTGCCATCGACCGCTTCATCCGGGCCAGACAGAAATCGCTCACACCAGCGGACCTCGCCGATCGTACCACGCTGGTACGTCGACTGTATTACGATTTAACCGGTCTGCCGCCAACACCAGCGCAGATCGATCAATATCTGAACGACACCAGCAACGAAGCGACCGCCCGCCTGGTCGATCAACTGCTGGCGTCTCCGCATTTTGGTGAGCGCTGGGGCCGCTACTGGCTGGATGTGGCACGTTACTCCCAGTCGACCGGAGGCGGACGTTCTCTGCTCTACAATTCCGCGTGGCGTTATCGCAACTATGTCATCGATGCCTTCAATCAGGACAAACCGTTTCATCAGTTCATTAAAGAACAGATCGCGGGCGACCTGCTGGACACCGACGATTACCGGGAGCGGCAGGATCAACTGATCGCGACCGCCTTTCTGCTGCTGGGCCCCACCAATTATGAACAGCAAGACAAAGAACAGCTGCGGATGGACGTGATCGACGAACAGATCCAGACGATTGGCCGGGCATTCCTGGGCATGACACTCGGCTGTGCCCGCTGTCACGATCACAAATTCGATCCGATTCCCGCGACTGATTATTACGCCCTGGCCGGAATCCTGCGGAGTACAAAGGTGCTCACACCCGGTAATGTCTCCGGCTGGACCAAACGTCCTCTGCCCCTCCCGGGACAGCAGGAGCAGGCGCGAATCGAATACGAGCAGGCCCTGGCGCAACTGACGGCAGACCAGAAGGCAAAACAGAAAGAACTGAAACAGTTGAAAGCGGAGTTGAATACGATCACGCTGGATGACTCCGCAGCGACACTGGTCGGAGACTGGAAGCAGTCCACCTTCTACAAAGACTTTATCGGCAAAGGGTACATCCACGATCAACAGCAGGCCAAGGGACAAAAGCTGGTCAAGTTCACGCCGCGAAAGCTCAAATCGGGGCGCTATGATGTGCAACTGGCATACAACTCGGCCGAATCCCGCGCCTCGCGCGTACCGGTGACGATTAAAACGGCGACCGGTGAAAAGACCGTCTATGTCAACCAGCGGGTCCAGCCTACCGACGGCACATTCGCTTCGCTGGGCAAGTTTGACTTCCAGGGGACTGAGGAAGAAGAGATCGTGGTCTCGAATGCGGGCACCGACGGTTATGTAATTGTCGATGCGATCCGTTTCGTTTCGATCCCGGTCAAGACCTCTGACGGCAAAGCGGAACAGGACGTCAATCCCGAATACCTGCAGACCTTAAGCAAGATCAAAGCGACCCAGCAGAAAATCAAGTCCCTGCGGGAAGAGATCGCGGAACGCAAACAGAACGCCCCTCCCGAAGTGCCGGAGGTCATGTCGGTTTATGAAGCCGAAGAACCCGGCGACTATCACCTGTTGATTCGCGGTAACGTCCACCAACTGGGCAAAAAAGTTCCGCGGGGCTTTATTACCGTGACCCAGACAGAAACTACACCGCCGATCCCCGCTGACGCCAGCGGTCGCCTGCAACTGGCAGAGTGGGTCGCCAGTCCCGAGAACCCGCTGACCGCCCGCGTGTACGCCAATCGGATCTGGCAGCATCTGTTCGGCTCCGGTCTGGTACGGACGGTCGACAACTTGGGAGTCCGCGGCGAAACACCTTCCCATCCCGAACTGCTGGACTATCTGGCACAACGTCTGATCGAGCATGGCTGGTCTACTAAAGCCCTGATTCGTGAGATTGTTCTTTCGAGGACGTACCAGCTTTCCAGCCATTCGACGGCTGAGCAGCGTGCTGCTGATCCGGACAACCGTCTGCTCACCCATCAGAATCATCGTCGACTGGATGCCGAAGCGATCCGGGATACGATCCTGTTTGTCAGTGGCGATCTCGATCTGGAGCAACACGAGCAGACCGTGCGGCCGGGAACGAAATCGGAATATGGCTACGAATTCAAAAACAATTACCGCAGCGTCTATATACCTGTCTTCCGCAATCGTCTGCACGAGCTGCTGGCGGTATTCGACTTCCCCGATCCGAACCTGTCCGTAGGACGTCGCAATACCAGCACGCTCTCCACTCAGGCACTGTACCTGATGAACAACCCGTTCGTGATGCAGCAGGCAGAACAAATCGCGAAACGACTCAACAATGAATATCCCACTGATCAGTCTGCCCGTATTGACGCATTGTTCCGGATCATGCTGGGACGCCTGCCTCACCAATCCGAAAAAGCGAATGCAGAGCGTTTTCTGAATCAGGCGAATACAGCAGGTGCTTCAGACCAGCTGGAGGCCTGGACCGCATTCTGCCAGACCATGATTGCCTGCATCGACTTTCGCTATCTTCAATAACGAACCTGGAGTGTCTCCATGTTAGAATATGATTCCTCAGTCACCCGCCGTCACCTGCTGCGAACCTCAGCCTGCGGCTTTGGTGCGCTGGCCTTGAACGGGCTGCTCTCACAGGCAAAGGGGAACACCCCCAGCCCCATCAAGCGGAATCCGCTGGCCCCCCGACAGCCGATGTTTCCGGCCCGCGCCAAACGGATCATCTTTATTTTCATGCAGGGCGGCCCCAGCCAGGTCGACACCTTCGATTATAAGCCGCTGCTGGAACAGAAGAATGGCGAGAAAATGGAGTTCAAGAACTCCCGCAGCATCGCCAAAACGGGGACCTATGGCCAGGAACAGATCATGCAGTCCCCCTGGAAGTTTCGCCAGTACGGGGAAACCGGGCACTGGGTGTCTGACCTGTTCCCGGAAATCGGACGGCACGTGGATGACCTCTGTTTCGTTCACAGTATGCATACCAATGGAGTCGCCCACGGCCCCAGCACACTGTTTCTGCACACCGGAACGACGAACCTGATCATGCCCTCCATCGGCTCCTGGATCACGTACGGACTGGGAACCGAAAACGAAAACATTCCGGGCTTCATCACGATTTCTCCTTCG contains:
- a CDS encoding DUF1549 domain-containing protein; the protein is MKSLKMKSGIYSLTAGTLALVLCSLSAVAADKDQVKQPVNQRYSDEATQEVPQFQQHVVPLLGKLGCNGRACHGSFQGKGDFRLSLFGYDFVMDHKELTDAEADRVNLKEPGKSLIIQKPLNEIEHEGGKRFEPGSWQHRLLTRWIAGGAQGVPKGAPKFDRLEVTPNAIQFKKEGETVQLKAVAVWSDGTREDVSPICRFQTNNEQIATINEEGLVTANKPGDTHVVVFYDAGVIPVPVLQPVSDQYGDRYPQVAAATKVDKLVVNKLQKLGMVPAGLCDDAEFLRRVSLDLSGTLPAPHEVEAFLNNKSPNKRSEKINELLETPGYAAWWTTKLCDFTQNNYDDLINVAPVRERPSQEWYDWIKKRVVDNAGYDDIVEGILLATSREKGEDFDQFTKNMNAIYQEKPGQDFAEREHMPYYWARRNFRNPDDRVLGFAYTFLGIRIQCAQCHKHPFDQWTQNDFKEFRGFFTRVNFGVNPQSKNEYTAMVDKLGADKLRGNQLLRELNKQVKKGENVPFMEVYVPKARPVNKNNNNKKNKKQRRGGRNQSPPTAKLLGAEVVEISEMDDPRAALMEWLRREDNPFFAKAFVNRVWAAYFNRGIIEPADDLNLANPPSNAPLLDYLSREFVKHDYDMKWLHREITNSDTYQRSWKTNKTNELDEVNFSHYIPHRMPAEVLYDAIHQATASDDAIDSMKNSNSDRAIAIAASGVRNRALRDQQYALTIFGRSTRESNCDCDRSVDPSLLQTMYIKNDNDVYSAINRSNSSWLFQVGQQLGAVQQPNAQKERMNERADQLKEQAKQLKQRVAQLKKQEDKKKQLKQAQKRLQTLTAEMKKLRQNSGRIKNAPARVQTYEESISPEKTEEIITRTYLRSLSRYPTEQETESAKKYIEESKDKMAGVYDLIWAVLNTKEFMLNH
- a CDS encoding DUF1501 domain-containing protein encodes the protein MAVSRTCDGVKRRDFLKIGTLGFTGLTLSSYLRMVEAGDAKPKNATSAIFIELSGGPSHMDTFDLKPESSSEYRGEFKQINTNVNGIQICEHLPKLAACMDKFALLRGVSHSVAAHALGREYVNTGSRPLPSLEYPGYGAVFTKECPGPANLPPYVSIPNSTQKPGFLGVKYAPLNTGATPRPGQPFNVRGISLRSGLTVENIERRESLLKDIDQTFNSLEKNSQLIEGLDRFGQQAHAIITSKRARDAFDISKESPAFAKQFGESSFGQSCLLASRLVESGVRFVTVSMGGWDTHRNNWDSLENRLLPPFDEGLSALFNGLAEKGLLESTAVYVTGEFGRTPKINTQRGGRDHYPRCMFMLMAGGKVKGGQVIGKSVANGTEPADAGRSPDDVAASFYHNLGIDFTREYHTNTGRPITIVRDGSVINELFS
- a CDS encoding DUF1553 domain-containing protein produces the protein MRRHTRHSCFMRLASIVALALSSLQVLSAADEAPLKEHETEFFESKIRPVLIKHCYECHAADAKSIRGGLLLDTRAGTLQGGDSGPSVVPGKPAESLLLESLRYESYEMPPAGKLPDEVIQDFETWIKMGAPDPRKGKHKVVSQQIDIEAGREFWSFQPVKQQTPPQVIDQGWNQSAIDRFIRARQKSLTPADLADRTTLVRRLYYDLTGLPPTPAQIDQYLNDTSNEATARLVDQLLASPHFGERWGRYWLDVARYSQSTGGGRSLLYNSAWRYRNYVIDAFNQDKPFHQFIKEQIAGDLLDTDDYRERQDQLIATAFLLLGPTNYEQQDKEQLRMDVIDEQIQTIGRAFLGMTLGCARCHDHKFDPIPATDYYALAGILRSTKVLTPGNVSGWTKRPLPLPGQQEQARIEYEQALAQLTADQKAKQKELKQLKAELNTITLDDSAATLVGDWKQSTFYKDFIGKGYIHDQQQAKGQKLVKFTPRKLKSGRYDVQLAYNSAESRASRVPVTIKTATGEKTVYVNQRVQPTDGTFASLGKFDFQGTEEEEIVVSNAGTDGYVIVDAIRFVSIPVKTSDGKAEQDVNPEYLQTLSKIKATQQKIKSLREEIAERKQNAPPEVPEVMSVYEAEEPGDYHLLIRGNVHQLGKKVPRGFITVTQTETTPPIPADASGRLQLAEWVASPENPLTARVYANRIWQHLFGSGLVRTVDNLGVRGETPSHPELLDYLAQRLIEHGWSTKALIREIVLSRTYQLSSHSTAEQRAADPDNRLLTHQNHRRLDAEAIRDTILFVSGDLDLEQHEQTVRPGTKSEYGYEFKNNYRSVYIPVFRNRLHELLAVFDFPDPNLSVGRRNTSTLSTQALYLMNNPFVMQQAEQIAKRLNNEYPTDQSARIDALFRIMLGRLPHQSEKANAERFLNQANTAGASDQLEAWTAFCQTMIACIDFRYLQ